From the genome of Chloroherpetonaceae bacterium:
ATAACCCGCTGCCCGTAGAGCTGGTAAGTTTCTCCATTGCAGCAGTGGATGAGGGCGTCAAACTGAAGTGGCAAACCGCATCCGAAGTGGATAACGCGGGCTTCATTCTCTCGCGCTCCCGCTTCAGAGACGGTGGCTTTGAAGAAATTGCCTCCTACCGCACACACGACGCACTCGTGGGTAAAGGCACATCCAGCACAGGGGGCACTTATGAATTCATTGACCGCGCACGCCTTGTGCCCGGCGAAACCTACTTCTACAAGCTCGAAGATGTCGACTACAACGGCGTCATTTACACCACCGAAATCAAGGAATTCACGATGCCCAAGGAGTATAGCCTAAGCCAGAACTATCCGAATCCATTTAATCCTACCACAACGATTGAATTCAACCTGCGCTTCCCAGGGCGGACGGTGCTGGAAATCTACAACTTACTTGGGCAAAAGGTGATGACGGTGGTGGATGCAGATTTGGCGGCGGGCAGTTACCGCTATCAAGTGAATCTGAGCAATCTGGCAAGTGGAATGTATCTTTATCGCTTACGCAGCCGTGATTTCGTGGCTACAAAGAAGATGCTACTGATGAAATAACCCAAAAAAGAGTTCGTGGCAAAGGGCGTTCCAAGTAGGAACGCCTTTTTGCTTTGCGTTGCTGAAACGCTCCAAGAGATGGTGTGAAGAAGAGCTGTAGCAGAGGCACCTATTCATCTGCTTGCAGAAGCATCAGGAAAAATCTGTAACTTTGCATTTCTTGCAGACGCACACAAACCTCGAACGATGGATACGAGAAAAATTTTGATTTTTGACCAAGTTGGGTTGCCCGCTGAAATCACACAGGAAGGACTCAAGCGAATGCAATATGCGTTTGAGTATTGCTCACCGCAGCAGACGGAACAGTATCTAAGAACATTTGGCGCATCGTTTCACCTAACGCCTGTGTTGCTGCTGGTGGATGCGACCACTTTGCACCGCTTAAAGAAAGAATTGCCGCCTAGTCTAGCTAAAGTGGTGGCTATTGTGGCAGTTGGACTGCCTGAAGAACTTGAGTCGCTAGGCGGGTTTGAGTCATGGATTTACACGCAACAGCTCATTGATTTTCTGGAAATTCCAATCAGCTCAACACGCTTCAAGCTCCTTTTGCAACGCGTGCAGGCGCATTTTCATCAGCGTGAGCGCCAGCAGCTTTTGCAGCGAGAGATTTCTGAGCAGCGAGAAGAGCTTGAGAAACTAACCGAAATCGGTATTGCTCTCTCCAGCGAGCAAGACATCAACAAGCTCCTCGAGATGATTCTGTCCATCAGTATGGAAATTGCAGGAGCAGATGCAGGGAGTCTCTACATTGTCGAGGAGCGCCCGGGCGTGGAATTTGACCGCAGCAACTACCTTGCGAATAAACAACTGCGCTTTAAACTGGCGCAAAACATTAGCCGTGAAGTGCCCTTCAAAGAGTGGGTGATGCCCATCTCTCCAAACAGCATTGTGGGCTACGCTGCCTTGTCTCGTGAGCCACTTAACATTCCTGATGTGTATCACCTACCTGAGCATGTGCCATATAGCTTCGGTGGGCGGGTGTTCGATCAGTCAATTAACTATCGCACCAAGTCAATGCTCACTGTGCCGATGCTGAATCGTGATAAGGAAACCATCGGCGTGATTCAGCTCATTAACAAAAAGCACGACTTTCGCATTGTGCTGCCCGACCCCGAAGAAGCCGTGCATCACATCATTCCCTTCACGAAAAAAGATGAGGCGTTTATTTACGCACTGGCATCGCAAGCGGCGGTGGCTTACGAAAACAGAATGCTGTATGACAACATTCGCAATCTCTTCGAAGGCTTCATCAAAGCCTCTGTCACTGCCATTGAAGCCCGAGACCCTACGACTTCTGGACACTCTGAGCGCGTAGCAATTCTCACCGTCGGTATAGCTGAAGCAGTGGACCGACTGACTACAGGACCCTTTAAGTCTGTTCAATTTTCAAAGCGCGACTTAGAAGAAATTCGCTATGCGTCGCTATTGCACGACTTTGGCAAAATTGGCGTGCGTGAGCGCGTGCTAGTGAAAGCCAAAAAGCTCTATGATTACGAGCTGCGCTCTATTCGTGAGCGTTACGCGCTGATTAAAAAAGCAATTGAGCTGAAATACACAAAGCAGAAGCTATTCTACCTGATGGAACGCACGCGTGAAGAGGTCGAGCCAATCCTTCAAAAGCTAGACGCCGAAATGTCGCAAAAACTTGGGGAGCTGGAAGACTATCTAAAGTTTATTGTTCAAGCTAATGAACCCACTGTGATGCGCTCAGAGGGCTTTGGCAAGCTAAGAGAAATTCAGTCAAAGGTGTTCATCTACAGTGAAGATGAGGTGTATCCCTACCTTCTGGAATCTGAAGCGATGCGCCTATCGATTCCCAAGGGCAGCCTTGATGAAGAGGAACGCCGTGAGATTGAGTCGCATGTAACGCATACGTTCAACTTCCTTAGGAAAATTCCTTGGACAAATGACCTGAGGCGTGTGCCAGAGATTGCCTTTGCGCATCACGAAAAGCTCGATGGCTCGGGCTACCCACGCAAGCTGGCTGCTGAGGCAATCCCTATTCAGGCACGAATGATGACCATTTCTGACATTTACGATGCACTGACGGCACAAGACCGCCCGTACAAGCCCGCCGTGCCTGTTGAACGAGCCTTAGACATTCTGCACTATGAAGTAAAGAGTGGCAAAGTCGACAAAGACTTGTTCGAAGTCTTTGTAGAAGCACGCATTTATGAGAAGGTGAGCAGTGCTAATTTGGCGATTAGTGAAAACGGTCGGGCTTAGACACTATGGCTTAGTGAGAGGGAAGCGGTCCATCAGTTCTTGCGCCTTTCGGCCTGCTTCACTTTTGGGGTCTAACGCCAACGCACGTCGCCAGAGTCGGTGCGCTTCTTCGACTTTGCCAATTTGCATATAGAGAATGCCAAGGTTGACAGTTGCTTTCTGGTGTGTGGAGTCATCTTCGACGGCGCGGCGCATCTCTGAGACGGCTTGTTGCGACAAAGCGGGGTTGCCTTGTTCGCCAAGTTTCAGAAGCACGATGGCATAGTCGACGCGTGCATCCACATTTTTGGGTTGAATAGAGAGAAATTTTTCGTAAAGCGGTTTGGCAAGCTCGTACTCTTCAGCGTCATCGTAAAGATTGGCAGCGCGTAACCAGAGCTGAGGCACACGTGCGCCAGCAATTTCAGCCGCGGCTTTAACATAGAAACCAGCACGGCTAAGTTGCTGAAGGTCAATGTATTCTTTTGAGAGGCGTAGCGCTAGTTCAACCTTTGCCGCTGAATCGGTCTCCGTTACAAAGCGCTGGTGCAAGGCTTCCAGCCGATTTAGGGTGGCGGTGTCAACTATCACAGGCAAACGCGAGGCTTCATTAGGACTGGCTGACAGGCGTTCCTCCGTGAGCGGCTTAGCACCTTCACCTGCTGCACCTGACTTCTTAAATGCCACACGAGCGGTCATACCTTGGTAGCCAAAAGCCGCAAGCACGACTAGCATAAAAAGAGCAAAAGAGAGCCATATGGATTGCTCCGCACGCACCGCTTTCAAAGAAGCTGATGACGAAGCAGTCGCTGCAGAACCTACGCTATCTGCCACGGCATCTGCCAAAGGTGGTGATTCAATTTTCAAATCACTGCCGCATTGGTGGCAAACGGTTGCATCAGGCAAGACGAGCGCACCGCAGTTTGGACAAGTGGCTTTGTCTTGCACATTGGGGCGATGGATCATTCTTTCTCTTTCGGCAGTTTCTTGAGCTTCTCACTGACTGCGGTTTTGAACTCTCGTGAGATTTTAAAGGTTGGCACATACTTTTCCTCAATGAGGACTTTTTCACCTGTGCGCGGATTATGGGCAATGCGTTTGTTCTTCTTGCGCACGTTGAACGTGCCAAACCCGCGAATCTCAATGCGTTCACCAGACTTTAGCGACTCAATGACGGTTTCAATAAACCCATCTACCACAGTTTCGGTCTCCTGCTTTGAGAGACCCGTACGACTGGCAATAATGCTAACAATATCTGCTTTTGTCACGGTTACGACAATAAGGTTGATGAGTTAGGGAAAAATCTCTACGATGCCTTAAACCAAAGACGAGCTGCAACGATGACTAAAAGCAATGCAAACCCTTTGCGCACCCACTCTTCAGAGAGCGACAGGGCGAGCCGAGACCCAAACAGCGAGCCGAAAAATAGGCTCAATGCGATGACGGCAGCGTATCTAAGATGTTCCACTGAGATTTTCCCAGCTTTGTAGTATTCCAGTGCGCCCAAGATACCGACGGGCAACAGAAATACAAGAAGCGAAGTGCCAGTTGCGGTGTATTGCGAAAATCCAAGCAAAAACACCAACAGCGGCACAATTACAACGCCGCCGCCAATGCCAAACATTCCCGAGAGCATTCCTGCTATGAAGCCAATGAGCAAAAGCAGTAGCCAAATCATTACTGAACAGGCGCAAGAGTTTCACCAGCAATGACACGGTCGATTTCACTGGCGCTGAGTGTTTCGCGCTCAATGAGCGCTTTTGCAAGACGATGCAAAATGTCTATATGCTCAGTGAGAATGCGCCGCGCATTTGCCATGCACTCGGAGACAATGTGCCGCACTTCGCTGTCAATTGCGACGGCTGTCTCTTCGCTGTAGTCTCGCACGCGTCCAAAGTCACGGCCTAGGAAAACTTCTTGATGCTTCGTGCCGTAGTTCAAAGGACCGAGCCGCTCACTCATGCCCCACTCGCAGACCATCTTGCGTGCAAGCTCGGTGGCGCGCTCAATGTCGTTACCTGCACCAGTGCTAATTTCGCTGAAAACAATTTCCTCAGCGGCACGCCCACCAAGCGCGTAAGTAATCATTGCCAAGATATACTGGCGGGAATACGTATGCTTGTCTTCCAAAGGCAGGTAAGAGGTCAGCCCCAAAGCGCGACCGCGCGGAATGATGGTAACCTTGTGCACAGGGTCAGCGCCTTCAGTGAATTTGGCGACCAGAACATGACCGCTTTCGTGATAGCTGGTAATTTCTTTTTCTCGCGGCGAAATGTAAATGCTCTTGCGCTCAGGTCCCATCAAGACCTTGTCGCGAGCATCTTCTAAATCTTGCATCGTAACAACGTTGCGGTTGGCGCGAGCAGCGAAAAGTGAGGCTTCATTGACAAGGTTAGCAAGGTCGGCGCCGGCAAAGCCGGGGGTGCCTTGCGCAATAACTTGCAGATTCACATCAGGAGCAAGTGGCACTTTGCGTGTGTGAATGCGCAAAATCGCTTCTCGGCCGCGCACATCGGGCTTGTCGACCACAATTTGTCGATCGAAGCGTCCAGGGCGGAGCAGCGCAGTATCCAGCACATCAGGACGGTTAGTAGCCGCAATCAAAATCACATTGTCATTGGTGCCAAAGCCATCCATCTCGACGAGGAGTTGGTTTAAGGTTTGCTCACGTTCATCGTGTCCGCCGCCCAAACCTGCGCCCCGTGAGCGACCGACGGCATCAATTTCATCAATGAAGACAATGCAAGGGGCATGTTGCTTAGCTTGTTCAAAAAGATCACGCACGCGTGAAGCACCAACGCCGACAAACATCTCGACAAAATCTGCGCCAGACATTGAAAAGAAAGGCACACCCGCCTCTCCAGCTACGGCTTTAGCCAGCAGTGTCTTCCCAGTGCCCGGCGGACCTAAGAGCAACACGCCTTTGGGAATTTTGGCACCCAGCCGCTGGAATTTCTCAGGTTCTCTTAGGAACTCCACAATTTCACGAAGTTCGGCTTTGGCTTCATCGCAGCCAGCAACATCGGCAAATGTAACTTTGGTATCGAACTCGGTAATCATTTTAGCGCGGCTTTTGCCAAAGTTGAACACATTGCGTGTGAGACCGTTTTGTGCCGTAAGCCGCCGAATGATGACGAAGTAAATCACGCCAAGCAAAATCCATGGTCCAAACACCATGAGAAACTGCAGCAGCGAGCCGTCTTCACGCTGCTCAAATTTTATCTTGATATGCTTTTCAACCAGCTCATCAGCCATCGCACGGTCGAACTCAGGCAACTTCACGATGAAGCGGTCAATCTTTTTCTCGCCACGATTGTCAGCCAGTTCAACCGTTTCATACTTGCTAAGAATGCCTGTAAGCACAGCACCGCCGTCGCGTTTTTCTACGATGGCTTCCTTAATGAGCGATAGCCCCAGAAGTCGGCGGAATTCATTGTAGGAGATTTCGGGCGCTGTAGGTTCGCTGGAAGTAAAAAGTCGCTGCAGGAAAAAGAAAAGGAAAATCATTGCAAACGCATAGAGCAAGACGCGAAAGGTGCGTTTGAAGTTTTCATCAGGGTCGCCGTTGCTATTGAGATTTGCGAAGGGGGATTCATCGCCACGCACGGGCTTGAAACGTTCGCGAATGTTCTTCGGTCGCCCGCTCTCCCGATTCTTCACAAAAGGATTCTCTGCCATAAGTCAATACTGCTTTGTTGCTTCAATACTGCAAGCAATGAAGTTTATAGGTTGGTGCTACGCGCACCAAGCCCAAGACAATTGAGAATATGCAGAATCTCTACGGCTCTCGCAACTTATAGACGGCTCTCAGGTTGCGTTTCTTCTGAGCAATATCCAAACCGTAGCCGACCACGAATTGCTTCGGTATACGAAAGCCGATATAGTCGACTGCAAATTCCAACTGTGCAGTTTCTTCTTTGAGAAACAGTGCGCAGAAGCGCAGGCTACCCGGACGCAATTTAAGAATCTCGCTACGGATATATGAGAGCGAAAGACCTGAGTCCACAATGTCTTCAACGACAATCACATCACGCCCTTCTAATACGGCATCAATCGACTTGAGGTTCCTCACCTGACCAGAAGAAATTTTTTGGTTGCCGTAGCTGGAGAGCTTGTAGAAGTCCACTTCTACATCAATCGCTTGTACGGCGCGCACAAGGTCGGCAAGGAAGATAAATGCGCCGTTGAGAATGCCAATGAAAATGGGGGTTTTGCCAGCGTAATCACGTTCAATTTCTTTGCCCAACTCTGCCACGCGTTGAGCAATGGCATCTTCGGAGATAAAAAGCTCGAAAGTATCGTCGCCGACTGTAACGGTGAGCGGCGCTGATGATGCCTGCAGCGATGAGTGATTCACGGTGAAAGACAAGTTGCGCGTGAAAATTAACTAACTGCCGAATATAACAGAACAAGGCGGAAAAATGAACGAAGCCGCAAAGGGCAAAAGCCGTAACATAGAGGGAAAGAGTAACCATTTCTTTGGAAGAGCAGAAAGCCTTTCCTATAATTCTGCCAAAACCTTGTAGTGAAAACGTGGTGCCCTCGAAAATGGAAGCCTCGGTTATTCGACTGGTAGAGCTTTTAGGTGATGCAAAACAGTATCTTGTGCCACTTTTTCAGCGCCCATATAGCTGGGAGCGCAAAGAATGGCAAACTCTTTGGGACGACCTTGTAGAGCTTTGTGAAGCCGAAAATCCTCGCCCCCACTTCTTTGGGGCAATTGTGCTCATTCCAGCTCGCTCTATTCCCGAAGGAGTTACAAAGTATAGTCTGATTGATGGGCAGCAGCGATACACTACAATCTCCGTTTTCTTTGCAGCGCTTCGCCGCATTGCAAAAGAGCGGGGCGAAATGAGACTGGCAGATGAACTCTATGAGAGATTTCTCATCAACAAGTTTGCAGAAGGTAATGATTTTTTCAAGCTACTGCCGACACAAGGCGATAGGAAAGTTTACAGACGCATCATTTTAGGCGAGCCACTCAATGCAGATAATGCAGGTAATGCAGATAATCCAGGTAATTCTCGCTTGGCGAAAGCCTATTGCTTCTTTGAGAAAAAAATTCGGAGTAGTCAAATCTCTCTGCAAAAGCTTAAAGATGTTGCCGAGAGATGGCTGACTGTCGTACGCGTGTTGCTTCATGAGAACGAAGACCCCTACCTTGTCTTTGAGAGTCTCAATGCAAAGGGGCGACCACTCTCTCAGGCGGACTTAATTCGAAACTACTTCCTGATGTGCCTTCATACGAATCATCAGGAGAAAATTCACAAGCAATACTGGCAGCCAATGGAGGATAGACTTGGCGAAGCGCATTTAGCCGAGTTTATTCGTCATTACTTGATAATGCGAAGAGGCGATTTTGTTAAGGCATCAGAGGTTTACTTTGTGCTGAAAGAGTATGCCAGCGGCAAAGACGCCCTGGAGGAACTTCAAACCTTGCACACTTTCTCAAGCTACTATGCCAGAATCATAAGCTTAGAAAGTGAGACGAATGAAGAGATTAGGCGAGCGATGCATCGCCTGAATCGACTGCAGGTGACTACAGCATATCCCTTCTTGTTGGCTTGCTATGACGATTACGAAAGTCAGCGTCTCTCGGCTGAAGACTTCTTGGAAGTTTTGAGAACACTTGAAAATTTCATTATTCGTCGCTTCGTTTGTGGTGTGCCAACAAATCAGCTGAGCAAAATCTTTGCTCCTCTTT
Proteins encoded in this window:
- the hpt gene encoding hypoxanthine phosphoribosyltransferase, producing the protein MNHSSLQASSAPLTVTVGDDTFELFISEDAIAQRVAELGKEIERDYAGKTPIFIGILNGAFIFLADLVRAVQAIDVEVDFYKLSSYGNQKISSGQVRNLKSIDAVLEGRDVIVVEDIVDSGLSLSYIRSEILKLRPGSLRFCALFLKEETAQLEFAVDYIGFRIPKQFVVGYGLDIAQKKRNLRAVYKLREP
- a CDS encoding T9SS type A sorting domain-containing protein — encoded protein: NPLPVELVSFSIAAVDEGVKLKWQTASEVDNAGFILSRSRFRDGGFEEIASYRTHDALVGKGTSSTGGTYEFIDRARLVPGETYFYKLEDVDYNGVIYTTEIKEFTMPKEYSLSQNYPNPFNPTTTIEFNLRFPGRTVLEIYNLLGQKVMTVVDADLAAGSYRYQVNLSNLASGMYLYRLRSRDFVATKKMLLMK
- a CDS encoding integration host factor subunit beta, which codes for MVVTVTKADIVSIIASRTGLSKQETETVVDGFIETVIESLKSGERIEIRGFGTFNVRKKNKRIAHNPRTGEKVLIEEKYVPTFKISREFKTAVSEKLKKLPKEKE
- a CDS encoding sulfite exporter TauE/SafE family protein; translation: MIWLLLLLIGFIAGMLSGMFGIGGGVVIVPLLVFLLGFSQYTATGTSLLVFLLPVGILGALEYYKAGKISVEHLRYAAVIALSLFFGSLFGSRLALSLSEEWVRKGFALLLVIVAARLWFKAS
- a CDS encoding GAF domain-containing protein, whose translation is MDTRKILIFDQVGLPAEITQEGLKRMQYAFEYCSPQQTEQYLRTFGASFHLTPVLLLVDATTLHRLKKELPPSLAKVVAIVAVGLPEELESLGGFESWIYTQQLIDFLEIPISSTRFKLLLQRVQAHFHQRERQQLLQREISEQREELEKLTEIGIALSSEQDINKLLEMILSISMEIAGADAGSLYIVEERPGVEFDRSNYLANKQLRFKLAQNISREVPFKEWVMPISPNSIVGYAALSREPLNIPDVYHLPEHVPYSFGGRVFDQSINYRTKSMLTVPMLNRDKETIGVIQLINKKHDFRIVLPDPEEAVHHIIPFTKKDEAFIYALASQAAVAYENRMLYDNIRNLFEGFIKASVTAIEARDPTTSGHSERVAILTVGIAEAVDRLTTGPFKSVQFSKRDLEEIRYASLLHDFGKIGVRERVLVKAKKLYDYELRSIRERYALIKKAIELKYTKQKLFYLMERTREEVEPILQKLDAEMSQKLGELEDYLKFIVQANEPTVMRSEGFGKLREIQSKVFIYSEDEVYPYLLESEAMRLSIPKGSLDEEERREIESHVTHTFNFLRKIPWTNDLRRVPEIAFAHHEKLDGSGYPRKLAAEAIPIQARMMTISDIYDALTAQDRPYKPAVPVERALDILHYEVKSGKVDKDLFEVFVEARIYEKVSSANLAISENGRA
- a CDS encoding DUF262 and DUF1524 domain-containing protein, producing MEASVIRLVELLGDAKQYLVPLFQRPYSWERKEWQTLWDDLVELCEAENPRPHFFGAIVLIPARSIPEGVTKYSLIDGQQRYTTISVFFAALRRIAKERGEMRLADELYERFLINKFAEGNDFFKLLPTQGDRKVYRRIILGEPLNADNAGNADNPGNSRLAKAYCFFEKKIRSSQISLQKLKDVAERWLTVVRVLLHENEDPYLVFESLNAKGRPLSQADLIRNYFLMCLHTNHQEKIHKQYWQPMEDRLGEAHLAEFIRHYLIMRRGDFVKASEVYFVLKEYASGKDALEELQTLHTFSSYYARIISLESETNEEIRRAMHRLNRLQVTTAYPFLLACYDDYESQRLSAEDFLEVLRTLENFIIRRFVCGVPTNQLSKIFAPLSQQARELPVPFTEAVKDILEKRNYPKDFEFKRELVEAELYGAGDRGEKTKFILETLEESFGHKEQVAFDNLQVEHVMPQTLTDWWRSNLGENWKFTHETMCNTLGNLTLTAYNSELSNADFESKKRIYAGSHLELNRYFSEVETWREKDIRQRGEILAEKCLKIWSYFGKQNITNLDRQAEDEQVNTFETMNNGDFLVGEVLELFEALQDEVMRFNRAEEKILKQCVTYRVGNKTFLSVVPQKSGLKLYLNLPYEEVRNYTFCRDVTGIGHWGVGDVEVKIQEMQHIKEVMPIVRKAYERQLL
- the ftsH gene encoding ATP-dependent zinc metalloprotease FtsH yields the protein MAENPFVKNRESGRPKNIRERFKPVRGDESPFANLNSNGDPDENFKRTFRVLLYAFAMIFLFFFLQRLFTSSEPTAPEISYNEFRRLLGLSLIKEAIVEKRDGGAVLTGILSKYETVELADNRGEKKIDRFIVKLPEFDRAMADELVEKHIKIKFEQREDGSLLQFLMVFGPWILLGVIYFVIIRRLTAQNGLTRNVFNFGKSRAKMITEFDTKVTFADVAGCDEAKAELREIVEFLREPEKFQRLGAKIPKGVLLLGPPGTGKTLLAKAVAGEAGVPFFSMSGADFVEMFVGVGASRVRDLFEQAKQHAPCIVFIDEIDAVGRSRGAGLGGGHDEREQTLNQLLVEMDGFGTNDNVILIAATNRPDVLDTALLRPGRFDRQIVVDKPDVRGREAILRIHTRKVPLAPDVNLQVIAQGTPGFAGADLANLVNEASLFAARANRNVVTMQDLEDARDKVLMGPERKSIYISPREKEITSYHESGHVLVAKFTEGADPVHKVTIIPRGRALGLTSYLPLEDKHTYSRQYILAMITYALGGRAAEEIVFSEISTGAGNDIERATELARKMVCEWGMSERLGPLNYGTKHQEVFLGRDFGRVRDYSEETAVAIDSEVRHIVSECMANARRILTEHIDILHRLAKALIERETLSASEIDRVIAGETLAPVQ
- a CDS encoding tetratricopeptide repeat protein → MIHRPNVQDKATCPNCGALVLPDATVCHQCGSDLKIESPPLADAVADSVGSAATASSSASLKAVRAEQSIWLSFALFMLVVLAAFGYQGMTARVAFKKSGAAGEGAKPLTEERLSASPNEASRLPVIVDTATLNRLEALHQRFVTETDSAAKVELALRLSKEYIDLQQLSRAGFYVKAAAEIAGARVPQLWLRAANLYDDAEEYELAKPLYEKFLSIQPKNVDARVDYAIVLLKLGEQGNPALSQQAVSEMRRAVEDDSTHQKATVNLGILYMQIGKVEEAHRLWRRALALDPKSEAGRKAQELMDRFPLTKP